The Labrus bergylta chromosome 15, fLabBer1.1, whole genome shotgun sequence genome includes a region encoding these proteins:
- the LOC110005378 gene encoding uncharacterized protein isoform X2, translating to MVDLKRKQMSLFLIWLLQFTEAEVNVFHLGVREGDEVRLPCINMKCDQNNCHNTAWNYRHPSWERYIQLDVVKSGRLSLTEDCSLVIKPIIVKGAGWFYCEQLTTTEIQTTPAVIRVFVKDPAESVPEGTSPTEHPVDCTVSSALDFMMLVLHVAELILMTVITVLLFRTRGTRRPPYDNTVLDDEDEGSVYYDDIGEPSASVRLHSATITSRITSTHQIN from the exons ATGGTAGACctcaaaaggaaacaaatgtctttatttctcaTATGGCTGCTTCAGTTTACAG AAGCTGAAGTGAACGTCTTCCACCTTGGTGTCAGAGAAGGAGATGAAGTCCGTCTGCCTTGTATAAACATGAAATGCGACCAGAATAACTGTCACAATACTGCCTGGAACTATCGTCATCCATCATGGGAACGTTATATCCAGCTGGATGTAGTGAAATCAGGCAGACTGAGTCTTACAGAGGATTGTTCTCTGGTTATAAAGCCGATCATAGTGAAGGGTGCTGGTTGGTTTTACTGTGAACAGCTCACGACgacagaaatacaaacaactcCGGCTGTAATTCGTGTCTTTGTTAAAG ACCCTGCAGAAAGCGTACCAGAAGGAACATCTCCAACAGAACATCCAGTTG ATTGTACAGTTTCTTCTGCTCTGGACTTCATGATGTTGGTTCTGCATGTGGCTGAACTCATCCTGATGACTGTGATCACTGTTCTTCTCTTCAGAACTCGAG gGACCCGGAGACCACCTTATGACAACACT gtgcttgatgatgaagatgaaggctCTGTGTACTATGATGATATTGGAGAACCTTCTGCTTCTGTCAGACTCCACTCAGCAACAATAACTTCGAGAATAACATCGACTCACCAGATAAATTAA
- the LOC110005378 gene encoding uncharacterized protein isoform X1, protein MVDLKRKQMSLFLIWLLQFTAEAEVNVFHLGVREGDEVRLPCINMKCDQNNCHNTAWNYRHPSWERYIQLDVVKSGRLSLTEDCSLVIKPIIVKGAGWFYCEQLTTTEIQTTPAVIRVFVKDPAESVPEGTSPTEHPVDCTVSSALDFMMLVLHVAELILMTVITVLLFRTRGTRRPPYDNTVLDDEDEGSVYYDDIGEPSASVRLHSATITSRITSTHQIN, encoded by the exons ATGGTAGACctcaaaaggaaacaaatgtctttatttctcaTATGGCTGCTTCAGTTTACAG CAGAAGCTGAAGTGAACGTCTTCCACCTTGGTGTCAGAGAAGGAGATGAAGTCCGTCTGCCTTGTATAAACATGAAATGCGACCAGAATAACTGTCACAATACTGCCTGGAACTATCGTCATCCATCATGGGAACGTTATATCCAGCTGGATGTAGTGAAATCAGGCAGACTGAGTCTTACAGAGGATTGTTCTCTGGTTATAAAGCCGATCATAGTGAAGGGTGCTGGTTGGTTTTACTGTGAACAGCTCACGACgacagaaatacaaacaactcCGGCTGTAATTCGTGTCTTTGTTAAAG ACCCTGCAGAAAGCGTACCAGAAGGAACATCTCCAACAGAACATCCAGTTG ATTGTACAGTTTCTTCTGCTCTGGACTTCATGATGTTGGTTCTGCATGTGGCTGAACTCATCCTGATGACTGTGATCACTGTTCTTCTCTTCAGAACTCGAG gGACCCGGAGACCACCTTATGACAACACT gtgcttgatgatgaagatgaaggctCTGTGTACTATGATGATATTGGAGAACCTTCTGCTTCTGTCAGACTCCACTCAGCAACAATAACTTCGAGAATAACATCGACTCACCAGATAAATTAA